The genomic DNA GCCGTCTTAATGCTGAAAGGAAATGAACCAATTTTTCACGAAATATGACTTTGTTAGATCAAAACGGTAAGTTTATCATGACGGAATTAAGGGGTTATGAGAATGACCGCGCCATTTTTGTTGCGACTTAAAGCTTTTATGATTGATTATATACTTATTGTTGCCTATTTAGCTGCACTTTTTGTCTTAAGTGTATTTCTCTTTCCTGATATACAGCACTTATTTAATGGTTCACTAATTGTCGCGCAGTTTGCAGGATTTTTAATGGTGACACTTCCGATATCGCTCTATTTTATCATTAGCGATTCAGTGATTGGCGGTCAGTCTTTTGGAAAAAAGAGGACGGGTATCCGAGTAGTTGACGAAAACGGGGCAGCTCTTTCAGTCATACATATCACCTTTCGAACGATCCTGAAGTTTTTACCGTGGGAGCTGTCGCATGATCTCATTTACCGACTTATTTATGTCGCTGACGGTAAAATGCCATTTAACTACTATTTTATTGGTGGACTCATCTATTTGCTTATTTTTGCTTATATTTTGACCGCTATTTTCACAAAAAAGAAACAATCACTTTACGATATCATGACAAAAGCACAAGTTGTCAAAGTTTCTTCTTAATTTTTTTTGTCCAATAAGGTGTAAGAGAGTTGCTATCCTTTTATTCTTTTTATAGGAGGAATAAAAAAATGCGTTCAGAGCAAGAAATAATAGATTTAATTTTAAGTGTTGCCAAAAAGGATAAGAGAATTAGAGCTGTTTGGATGAGCGGCTCAAGAACGAACCCGAATGTTCCACAGGATCCATTTAGGGATTATGATCTCGTCTATCTTGTGACGGATATGCAATCATTTATCGATGATCCAAACTGGATTGATGTGTTTGGGGAGCGAATCATGATGCAAACACCTGAAACCAGTGTACTGTATCCACCAGAATTGGACGGAAGATTTCCTTATTTAATGCTGTTTACAGATGGCAATCGTATTGATCTTACATTAATTTGTCTTGAGGAAGGGAAAAAATATTGCCAGGAAGATAAGCTAACAGTCATAATATTAGATAAAGATGATATCTTGCCTTCTATCCCTTCACCTACTGATAAGGATTATTGGGTAAAAACGCCGTCTGCTCACCTTTTTTCTGATTGTTGTAATGAATTTTGGTGGGTATCGACTTATGTTGCAAAAGGATTATGGAGACAAGAAATGATTTATGCGTACGATCATTTGAACATTGTACGGTCCATGCTCATCAAGATGCTTGAATGGAGAATCGGAATAGAAAGAAATTTTTCGCTCAGTATCGGAAAAAATGGAAAGTATTTAAAGCGTTATTTAAATAAAGAAACGTGGGAAAGTCTCTTATCAACTTACCCGAATGGAGACGAGGCGCATGTTTGGAACGCTTTATTTCTCATGACGGAAGTATTTGAGCAAGTGGCGGTCGAGGTCGCTGAAGAGCTTCAATTTAACTATCCTTTGGAAGAATGGAGAAAGGTAAAACAATACTTGCACCATGTACGAACCCTCCCTTTAAATGTTACAGCTATGTATGAGTAATGAAAAAAAAGTAATTAAAACGATTAGATTAGGATAATTGGAACCTTCAATTTTCTGATAAACGATGATACTGTAATAGGATTTTACGGAAAGAGGGTCATTATAGTACTCCCTTCCATAAGCTTAGTCAGTGTGGAAAAATCAGCACGGTAGAATGCGGAACGTGCTGCTTTGCAAAAGTACCTTTAACTTCTTTAATTTGTTGGGATTAAAATTAGCCTGATAAGGATGTCAGTTACTAATCGACTTATTGAATGATTAGGAACGAAAGTCTGACACGTTTTTGTGGCATACCTTACATTTATATCTCTGGTTTTTGCCAAATGCATTGGCAATTCTTATATCATGTCTAAACCGTACCGCATATTGGACAAGAAGAAGAGGATATAGAGGTCGATTCTACTTACAAGCGAGCATCATCCCCACCCTTTGTCATATTAAGTATTTTTAAATTTGATAAATTAAGCATTTTGTTATTTAGGATTATTTTTTTCCTTTCCCCCTGGTGCAATGATCTTCACTTTTATACAAAAATAACTGATCAACTGTAGTGTCTAAAACCGAAGCCAAATCGAAAGCTAGTTTTAAAGTAGGATCGTATTTGTTATTTTCTATTGCGTTAATAGTCTGTCTGGTAACTTGACATAGATTAGCTAAATCCTCTTGAGAAAGCTTCTTAGCCTTTCTTAATTGTTGAATTTTATTTTTCATCGTTAACCGCCAAATCTTTTTTTATTAATTAAAAGAACCACAAAGTAAACTGTTGTTATCGTTACAAGAAAAGTATAGGCATTGAATCCATTTGTTCTTGTACTATTCGTTATCGAGACATACACATCCTCACCCTTTTTTGTTAATAACAACCCTATTATTATTGTGAAAGTGTAAGACATTGTTTTTGTTTTAATGTATTCTTTCCTCTCATCTCCATGTTTTGATAATGAGTAAAGGAGAAGGATCATGAGGATGATAGTTATAAAAAACACCCCAGTAAATGATATGAATATCCAGTCCATAAATAAATCACCTCCATGAATGAAAAATGTTTTTTACATTTTACATTATAAGTAAAACAAATAAAAATGTCAAATTATTTTTACAAATTTGTTAGTTACTGAAAAGCAACTATACTAGAACTTTTGTTTTATTTCGTACCCAATATATTTTATAATTTCTATATGATGATCCGAATGGTAATGTAATCTTTGTAAAGGTAAATTTACTATATGCTTGGATTGCTTCATTATTCTATAGCTTATGTCATCGTGAAATCGTGCGTGATCATAGGTCACGCCTTCATGTACTATTCTTACCGTTCAGTAACTTAAGAAACTTTTAAGGATAAAAAAATAAAAAAGAAACAGCTTGTTGCTAATATAGGTAACAGTTACATATCCAGCTAAATAATCTTAAGTAATAATAGACCTCGAGGAATTTGGCAGCATCTTTTTTCCCTAGCTATATAAGTGTAAGAATCTGGGGGATGATGAGTTCGTAATTTTGATACAGTACGGGCACTTGCGGTTTAAAAAAGACAAAAAGGAATGATTGAAGTGATGAAAATATATAGATGGATACGACTATGTAAATATCGGATTTTTGGGGTGACTTTCAGATGTTAAAGTTAATAAAGTTAGAATTAAAGAAAGCAAAATTAGGCTGGTATGTAAAAGGAGCAATTACCGCAAACTTATTTATTATCTTTTTAGTTTGTTCTATCGGTTTTTTAGAGGAATTAAAGGGAAATCTCCCTATTCCAGAAGGGAACTTTACTATTTTAAACTATGATGAGGCTTTTATTATTATTGGTGCATTAGTAAGGGCTACATTTATTATATTTGCAGCAGTGCTTATATCTAAATTAGTCATTGAGGAGTATCGAAATAAAACGATTTCCATACTGTTTACGTATCCGATTAGTAGAAAGAAGCTAATTGGAACAAAAATGTTAATCGTTGGTTTGCTTACTTTTATGACGATTGTTATTTCACATCTAGTTGTCTTAGGTTCATTTATTTGGTTGAATTCTTACTTCCGGTTTATTCCAGAGATAGTCTCAGAAAATACTTTTATTGAACAGCTTTTAAGCATTATTATATTTGCGTTTGCTTGTGCAGGTACATCATTAGTTACTTTATATTTTGGGATGCGCAATTATTCGGTATCAGCGACAATTACGTCTTCAATTATCGTCGTTGCTCTTATAAGTTCTCACAATCCAGCTTTTTCTGTCGCTTCTATTGTTTATGTACCATTATCTCTTAGTGTAATTGGGTTTATGATCGTCTATCGTACGATTAAAAATATAGAAAAAGCCGACATTGCTTAAATTACAAAAACATAATTTGTCCTGTTATGACAAATGAATTCATGTTGACAGCAGATCTTTACAATGGATTTGCACAGAAATGACTGTGGATTCATTTGTAAAGATTTTTTTGCTCATTAAATATTTGTAAATGTATGTTGTTTTCACAAATGAAAAAACAGTTTTTTAAAATTAAAAATGAATTATGTTGTCCGATCTCACAATTGAGGTCGGATTTTTTAAGGCTATTTTTAAGAGTTAAACTTTTATAAAATCTTTTAAGATGTTACTTAACAGTAGAAAGTTATCAATTTGAGTATACTGGAATTGTTTGAAGTGTTACATTAAAAAAGTAGTGCTTAAACTATTTTTTCTATACAATGTCTTAGATTCTGACAGAAATTATTAGGGAAACTTAGGCATTTTAAACCAATTTTAATTTTTGGCTAAATTACAACAATTTTCTACACCTGCCATATGCTATCTTTTTATTAAGTTTTCATAACATAAACCTTAGACATTGCGCATTCCTGTCCACCTCATCTGTTAATTAATAACGGCAGATTTTAGGGGTGTGATAAAATTTACTCATATTTTTTATTTTGGCTTTCCCATTCGTTTCATTCTGAAATGTGCCAAAAGCGGTTGAATCTTTCATCTGTGAGGTGAACAAATGAATAGAATTACGGCTCTCATTATCTCGCTCGGTATTTTTTTATTTACAATTTTAAGTATATTTCCTTTTGAATCTAAAAGTTCTTCAGCACCTGAAGCAGATGATGGCCAATTAGATTTACATTTATGGGACTTTGAAGAGAAAGGTAAAGTAGAGCTAAATGGTGAATGGACATTTTATCCAGATGAACTAATTGATCCACATCCTGATCAAGATATGTTTTCTGAATATCGTCATCTCGGAAAAAAGATGCTCGTTCCCAGCTCATGGGAAGTTGATCGTTGGCGTGACAAATCAGAATATGTTGTTGGTACATATCGTCTCATCATTCAAGTGCCTAAAGATGGATTATATGGAGTAAAGACGAATACAATTAGGTATGCTAGTCGCTTATTCATAAATGGCAAAGAAGTTGGATCGAGTGGTGTTCCTGCGAAAGAGAGAGAACATTTTAAGGCATACAATAGAAAATATATTGGCTTAGGTGAAAGTAAAGAAGGACAGCTTGAAATCGTTGTTCAAGTAGCAAATCATCGGTATCCGACCGGTGGGATTATCCATCCGCTAGAATTTGGTACTGGTGAACAAATTCAACTAGCTAAAGATCAAGAACGGGCTATTGACGCCTTACTCGTATCCGGTTACTTATTATTAGGACTTTATTATTTTGTTTCTTTTTTTCTTCACACTAGTAGTGTATATCAGTTGTTTTTTAGCTTGTTTTGTCTATTGCAAGGTATTTATTTGGCAACATTAAATGAAAAATTAATTGAACTTATTTTTCCAGTTATGGAGATAAGCATTTTAACAAATATACAATTTGCACTTATTCATTCCTCAATATTTTTCTTTTTAGCGTTTATATATGAATCTTTTAAAGAATATGCAAGTAAAAGAGTAACGAATGTTTTAAGTTTTTTAATTATGATAGATGGGCTTTTATATGGAATTCCGAATGTCAGCAAAATGTTACTATCTAACTTGCCTCTCACATTAGTACAAGCACAAATTGTGATCGTCTTAAGCTTTGCTAGTATTTATACTATTCTTATTTTGATTAAGGCATTTATGAAAGAGACGGAAGGATCTCAATATATATTAGTTATTGTGACAACCTTTTTTAATTATGGTTTCCTATTAGGGATTGATCTATTATTTGAAGTTGATATTGGCAGGGTTCCTGTATTTTTGTTTTTACTTATGACGGTCAGTCTTTCGTTATTAATGGGGCATCGATTTCATCATACATTTATCCAAGTAGAGCAACTTTCGAAAGATTTACGTACTTATGATCATCTTAAAGATGAGTTTTTAGCAAAAACATCACACGAATTAAGGACACCATTAAATGGGATTTTAAATCTTTCAAAATCGTTAATGGAAGGAAAGGAAGGTCCTTTACGCTTAAAACAGCAAGAAAGTGTCGCCCTGATTCATAATGTAGGGAAAAGACTAGCAACGATAGTCGAAGATTTATTATATGCCTCAAAAATAAAAAAAGAAGAAATAAATGTTTCCGCAAAAGCAGTACATGTAAAGGTAATTGATGAAGTTTTAGCTGAAATGCAACTGTTAAAGCCGCCATCAGAAAAAATAAAAATAATAAATAAAGTCAATTCAGACCTTCCATATATATATGTTGATGAACAGAGATTCAAACAAATCTTATATAACTTATTATCTAATGCAATTAAATATACAGAACAAGGTGAAATTACGATCTCAGCTGAAGTTCAAGACAAATATATGTATATATCTGTTTGTGATACAGGGGTTGGCATGAGCTCCGATGATTTACAACATATTTTTTCATTTTTTTATCAAGCAGAAGATCATTTACGGAGAGGAGCAGAAGGGCTTGGTTTAGGTCTTGCGATTACGAAACAGTTAGTGGAAGCAGTAGAAGGAGAGATTTCAGTTACTTCCGAGCTTAAGAAGGGTTCTTGTTTTACTTTTTCTTTACCTTTAGCAACTAAGGAGCAATTATCGGAACTGGAATCTGGGCAATCGCTGATGACAAATAATGGAGATGATCGTCTTACGAGGAATAAACAACTCGATTTAAATGTTAAATTGAACCTCCCGCTAACAGTGGAAGGGGATCGTGGATATACGATTTTAGTTGTTGATGATGAACATGCAAATTTAAAAGTCCTTGTTAACCTTATAGGAGGATTACGTTATACGGTTATAGCTGTTGATGATGGAAGAAAGGCATTAGCTTTATTAAAAAATATCAAAGTTGATTTATTAATATTAGACTTAATGATGCCAAAAATGTCAGGATATGAGGTTTGTCAGTTTGTCCGCGAAGAGTACCATATGGTAGAATTACCGATCTTGATTTTAACTGCGGCCGGACAATTGTCGGATTTGATTTTATCTTTTGATATAGGTGCTAACGATTTTTTGCGTAAACCAGTTCAACAAGAAGAATTAAAAGCAAGAATTGAGTCGCTTTTATCGATGAAAAAGTCTGCTCAAGAGGCAATTCATAATGAATTAAGCTATTTTTATGCTCAAATAACCCCGCACTTCTTATTTAATACCTTTAATACAATTATCGGATTAAGTTATATAGATGAAGAAAAAACACGGGAAGCACTAGAACATTTATCCACCTATTTTCGAGCAAAACTAGACTTTTACAAACAAGATTCCCTTATTTCAATCAATAAAGAAATCGAGTTAGTGAAATCTTATTTATCAATCCAACAGATGAGGTATGGGGATAGGCTGAGAGTCCATTATCATATCGATGAAAGTATCGAAGTGATGCTGCCATCTATGACGATTCAGCCGCTTGTAGAAAACGCTGTGCAACACGGAATAACAAAAAAAATTTCTGGGGGGGATCTATGGCTTTCTATTCAAAGAAGTTGTGATGGCGTGAAAATCGTTGTAAAAGATAACGGCGTTGGGATGACAGAAGAAAAACGGGCAAATCTTTTAAAAGAAAATACGATAGGGATCGGATTTAAGAATACATTTAAGAAGTTAAAGTTAATTAAGAAAGCTAAATTATTTTTAGAAAGTCGTGAGGGAGAAGGAACTGAGATTACGATTATCTTGCCAGAGGTGAAAAGTAATGAGAGTGGTTTTAATTGATGATGAAAAGTGGGCACTAAATGTGCTTGAGCAAAAGCTAAGAAAAATCGCTGAAGTTGAAGTCGTCAAAACCTATACTTGCCCTCAAAAAGCGTTTCAGGAATTAAAGACGCTAGAAATCGACGTTGTCTTTCTAGATATAGAGATGGGAGAAGTTCATGGTCTTGAATTCGCAGAAATATTAAAGACTTCATACAGCTACTTGGAAGTTGTTTTTGTTACAGCATATGCGCAGTTTGCTTTAGAAGCGTTTGAAGTAAACGCCGTAGATTATTTATTAAAACCGATCAATTTAGACAGATTAAAGAAGACAATTGCCAAACTGCAAGCGTATAAAAGAAATACAGTGAAAAAAGAATGTCCACAAGAGGACATATATGCTCATATGATGGGCAAATTCCAATTATATGATCAAAATAAAAAAATCGTAAAGTGGCGTACTAAGAAAGTAAAGGAATTATTTCTTTACCTCTGGCACAATCAGGATATTTCAGTCCATAAATTAAAGATTCTTGATGATCTTTGGCCGGATATGTCTGTAAAGAACTCGTCAACGTTATTACACACAACCGTTTACCAAGTACGCAAAACGTTGAAAAATATCGGAATAGACAATGCTGTATCATTTATCAATGATCATTATGCTTTGAAAATCGAATTCGAAAGTGATATTTTGGAGCTGGAGCATATCGTTCAACTTTCTCAAAAGTCAACTTTCTTTGTCGAGAAAGCTCTTAGCTTATATTCCGGAGACTATTTAGAGGAAGAGCATTATGACTGGGCGTTTGATAAACAAGAAAGAATAAAACAGATATTCTTGACGTACTTAGAAGATTATGTGACTCAAATGATAGATCATCAAAAGCATTCTCATTTAATAATTAGCTGTTTGGAAAAAATGATCCAATTAGAGCCTTATAATGAAAAATATATGTATTTCATTTTAGATCACTATGGACAGACGAGAAATATTCAGAAAATGATGTCGTCTTTTCAACAATTTAAGAAGAAATGGCTCGAGGATTTAGAACTTGATATCCCGACAGAAATAAACAAAGTATATCGTAAATATATTGTATAAAAACAAGAAAAGGAACTGTTTGTACGCTTTTTTTACAACAGTTCCTTTTTTATTTGCAAGAAAAAGTCGAATGTTCAGAAATTGTTCAGAATGATTTTGTAATATTTAGACAGTAATAATTGTATGAACGCTAGAAATGTTGGAAATCTACACATTTTGTCGTTCAGCAAATAGGAAGGAACCATCGAGATCTTTCATCATTATTCAGAACTTTTAAATGGAGGTGTAGAAAAAACAGTTCTCACGCTTATCTGTTTTTCTATTTTATTCAAGGAGAGGGTGCTATAAAATGTTGAAGAAGGCAGGGATTGTTGCTTTTATTTTTATGTTAATCTCAAAAACTATTTTTGCTGGTGCAGGTATACAAAAAGAGGTAAAGGCGGCAGCTGATTCAGGACAGAGCATTTTCACCAACGTCTCTCTTAAAAGTGAAGACGGAAAAGAGATTGATGCAAACAAAAATCCAAATCATTATGTGAATGTTGAGCAACCGCTCAATGTTAAGCTTGACTGGGCATTAGCTGGTGAAAACGTTAAAGCAGGGGATGTCGTATTACCAGCTGAATTAAAAGTAACCAAACAACAAGAAGGTACATTGAATACTGAAAATTGGTCAGCGGGGACATACAAAGTTTCAACAGATGGAACCGTCACTGTCACGTTAAATGAACTTTCGGAAGCAAAAGGATCTTTTGAGATCGAAACTGTATTAAATAATATCGCAATGGAAGAAAATAGAGTAATTCCGCTTACATTTGTTGTAGATGGTGAAAACAAAATCATCCACGTTCCACTTCAAAATAATTCTTCAGCAGAAGCGGAAGCCGTTACTGAAAAAGTTAATGATACTCCTAAAGAAGAGGCAGCAAAAACTGACACTGTAGAAGAGAAAGAACCAACGCAAGAGAATAAGAATAATGATGAATCTGTAAAAGAGGAGACAAACGAAAGCACGCCCCAAGCGAAAGTAGATCATACGTTACCACCTAAAAAAGAGACGGTAACGATGGCTGCGTTGACGGAGGAAAAAGAAAATCAAGCTGTTGCTGCTGCGGCATTTACGATTAATGATGTTGATACGTATGCGGTCTCAAGTGATGG from Bacillus aquiflavi includes the following:
- a CDS encoding RDD family protein, giving the protein MTAPFLLRLKAFMIDYILIVAYLAALFVLSVFLFPDIQHLFNGSLIVAQFAGFLMVTLPISLYFIISDSVIGGQSFGKKRTGIRVVDENGAALSVIHITFRTILKFLPWELSHDLIYRLIYVADGKMPFNYYFIGGLIYLLIFAYILTAIFTKKKQSLYDIMTKAQVVKVSS
- a CDS encoding aminoglycoside 6-adenylyltransferase; the protein is MRSEQEIIDLILSVAKKDKRIRAVWMSGSRTNPNVPQDPFRDYDLVYLVTDMQSFIDDPNWIDVFGERIMMQTPETSVLYPPELDGRFPYLMLFTDGNRIDLTLICLEEGKKYCQEDKLTVIILDKDDILPSIPSPTDKDYWVKTPSAHLFSDCCNEFWWVSTYVAKGLWRQEMIYAYDHLNIVRSMLIKMLEWRIGIERNFSLSIGKNGKYLKRYLNKETWESLLSTYPNGDEAHVWNALFLMTEVFEQVAVEVAEELQFNYPLEEWRKVKQYLHHVRTLPLNVTAMYE
- a CDS encoding helix-turn-helix transcriptional regulator codes for the protein MKNKIQQLRKAKKLSQEDLANLCQVTRQTINAIENNKYDPTLKLAFDLASVLDTTVDQLFLYKSEDHCTRGKGKK
- a CDS encoding ABC transporter permease; this encodes MLKLIKLELKKAKLGWYVKGAITANLFIIFLVCSIGFLEELKGNLPIPEGNFTILNYDEAFIIIGALVRATFIIFAAVLISKLVIEEYRNKTISILFTYPISRKKLIGTKMLIVGLLTFMTIVISHLVVLGSFIWLNSYFRFIPEIVSENTFIEQLLSIIIFAFACAGTSLVTLYFGMRNYSVSATITSSIIVVALISSHNPAFSVASIVYVPLSLSVIGFMIVYRTIKNIEKADIA
- a CDS encoding ATP-binding protein; this translates as MNRITALIISLGIFLFTILSIFPFESKSSSAPEADDGQLDLHLWDFEEKGKVELNGEWTFYPDELIDPHPDQDMFSEYRHLGKKMLVPSSWEVDRWRDKSEYVVGTYRLIIQVPKDGLYGVKTNTIRYASRLFINGKEVGSSGVPAKEREHFKAYNRKYIGLGESKEGQLEIVVQVANHRYPTGGIIHPLEFGTGEQIQLAKDQERAIDALLVSGYLLLGLYYFVSFFLHTSSVYQLFFSLFCLLQGIYLATLNEKLIELIFPVMEISILTNIQFALIHSSIFFFLAFIYESFKEYASKRVTNVLSFLIMIDGLLYGIPNVSKMLLSNLPLTLVQAQIVIVLSFASIYTILILIKAFMKETEGSQYILVIVTTFFNYGFLLGIDLLFEVDIGRVPVFLFLLMTVSLSLLMGHRFHHTFIQVEQLSKDLRTYDHLKDEFLAKTSHELRTPLNGILNLSKSLMEGKEGPLRLKQQESVALIHNVGKRLATIVEDLLYASKIKKEEINVSAKAVHVKVIDEVLAEMQLLKPPSEKIKIINKVNSDLPYIYVDEQRFKQILYNLLSNAIKYTEQGEITISAEVQDKYMYISVCDTGVGMSSDDLQHIFSFFYQAEDHLRRGAEGLGLGLAITKQLVEAVEGEISVTSELKKGSCFTFSLPLATKEQLSELESGQSLMTNNGDDRLTRNKQLDLNVKLNLPLTVEGDRGYTILVVDDEHANLKVLVNLIGGLRYTVIAVDDGRKALALLKNIKVDLLILDLMMPKMSGYEVCQFVREEYHMVELPILILTAAGQLSDLILSFDIGANDFLRKPVQQEELKARIESLLSMKKSAQEAIHNELSYFYAQITPHFLFNTFNTIIGLSYIDEEKTREALEHLSTYFRAKLDFYKQDSLISINKEIELVKSYLSIQQMRYGDRLRVHYHIDESIEVMLPSMTIQPLVENAVQHGITKKISGGDLWLSIQRSCDGVKIVVKDNGVGMTEEKRANLLKENTIGIGFKNTFKKLKLIKKAKLFLESREGEGTEITIILPEVKSNESGFN
- a CDS encoding response regulator; its protein translation is MRVVLIDDEKWALNVLEQKLRKIAEVEVVKTYTCPQKAFQELKTLEIDVVFLDIEMGEVHGLEFAEILKTSYSYLEVVFVTAYAQFALEAFEVNAVDYLLKPINLDRLKKTIAKLQAYKRNTVKKECPQEDIYAHMMGKFQLYDQNKKIVKWRTKKVKELFLYLWHNQDISVHKLKILDDLWPDMSVKNSSTLLHTTVYQVRKTLKNIGIDNAVSFINDHYALKIEFESDILELEHIVQLSQKSTFFVEKALSLYSGDYLEEEHYDWAFDKQERIKQIFLTYLEDYVTQMIDHQKHSHLIISCLEKMIQLEPYNEKYMYFILDHYGQTRNIQKMMSSFQQFKKKWLEDLELDIPTEINKVYRKYIV